Proteins encoded within one genomic window of Brachybacterium sp. P6-10-X1:
- a CDS encoding family 43 glycosylhydrolase produces the protein MDGRVRADEPPHTSHMTHEGETTMAKFDPTLVGCRGDWKKYAENPVFGEHDDFRFDVHVLTVDGLFRMYFSWRKHYSIAVTESPDGVHWSEPKLVLEPRPETGWEDDVNRPTVVHKDGLYHMWYSGQTAGREFSSAEWTQVYVEAASNDKGTSDIGYAVSRDGLTWERRDEPVLRPTQGWEQSSLMCPSVLWDESEGRYTMWYSGGGWFEPDALGIATSKDGVTWERPLETPVFTAEPKNIWERERVAGAHVVHHEEWYYLFYIGYEDMFKARICIARSRDGFSSWERHPQNPILSAGVPGGWDSESIYKPFAMYDEVDDRWTMWFNARTGTTEQIGVAYHDGADLGFDSSSASPSRELAERPDLCRSPTCDRHGTTRL, from the coding sequence GTGGACGGCCGCGTGCGGGCCGACGAGCCACCTCACACGTCCCACATGACACATGAAGGAGAAACCACGATGGCAAAATTCGATCCGACACTGGTCGGATGCCGCGGCGACTGGAAGAAGTATGCAGAGAACCCCGTCTTCGGGGAGCACGACGACTTTCGTTTTGACGTGCACGTCCTCACGGTCGACGGCCTCTTCCGGATGTATTTCTCATGGCGGAAGCATTACAGTATCGCCGTGACCGAGAGCCCTGACGGGGTGCACTGGTCCGAGCCGAAGCTCGTGCTCGAACCGCGGCCCGAGACCGGCTGGGAGGACGATGTCAATCGCCCCACGGTCGTCCACAAGGATGGGCTCTACCACATGTGGTACTCCGGTCAGACCGCGGGCCGGGAGTTCTCGTCCGCGGAGTGGACCCAGGTGTACGTCGAAGCGGCCTCGAACGACAAGGGCACCTCAGACATCGGGTACGCCGTGAGCCGTGACGGATTGACCTGGGAGCGGCGGGACGAGCCCGTTCTGCGGCCCACCCAGGGATGGGAGCAGTCATCTCTCATGTGCCCGTCTGTTCTGTGGGACGAGTCCGAAGGCAGGTACACGATGTGGTACTCCGGAGGAGGCTGGTTCGAACCGGACGCCCTCGGCATCGCCACCAGCAAGGATGGCGTGACCTGGGAACGCCCCCTGGAGACCCCGGTGTTCACGGCCGAACCGAAGAACATCTGGGAACGCGAGCGCGTGGCAGGCGCCCACGTCGTCCATCACGAGGAGTGGTACTACCTCTTCTACATCGGGTACGAGGACATGTTCAAAGCACGCATCTGCATCGCCCGATCGCGCGACGGGTTCTCCTCGTGGGAACGGCATCCCCAGAACCCGATCCTGTCGGCCGGAGTCCCGGGTGGCTGGGACTCGGAGTCGATCTACAAGCCGTTCGCCATGTACGACGAGGTGGATGACCGGTGGACCATGTGGTTCAACGCTCGCACGGGAACGACCGAGCAGATCGGCGTGGCTTATCACGACGGAGCGGACCTCGGGTTCGATTCTTCGTCCGCATCTCCTTCTCGCGAGCTGGCAGAACGTCCAGATCTCTGTCGTTCTCCCACGTGCGACCGGCACGGAACGACCAGACTCTGA